In a single window of the Eleginops maclovinus isolate JMC-PN-2008 ecotype Puerto Natales chromosome 6, JC_Emac_rtc_rv5, whole genome shotgun sequence genome:
- the mylk4a gene encoding myosin light chain kinase 3 isoform X4 encodes MKSEVKAMESFVTSWDIRVVNSMCLLASYVWSRLCGLLCYRRRHRASAPPAIQKPTSNKANKGKQEIIPACEPSSLQTSHKIRLHGPKHFLASRKCGNFLKDHKAKDGTDKPSLSPKGQKAQKKMKPPDTTEMISLKKQVLLFQEVQKLNRENAQKSGHKTTTGYLDLEAGVSPKNQQSDSPACNLVDLLREDSQTDVGDEHEVDEEEPKLDVQDVAKEEEKLPEEKKEEVASDEEEQTASSSDDHKDASTSPEAEQDQISEVSISTMLCVTEEHFIVEEHTETKVHDEEEEQSLESEGWAVFTADGIDFQLNLKQRVEREREENEEDEEDDEDVERYFIDTSLPPMAPFNHRIVSAKPNQIINFYSINWQEVLGGGRFGQVHKCVENSSGLTLAAKVIKARSLKEKEVVKNEIQVMNNLDHASLIQLYAAYESRNDIILVLEYVGGGELFDRIIDENYTLMELDAVLFIRQICEGLQHMHKMYILHLDLKPENILCVSRITNKVKIIDFGLARIYKPREKLRVNFGTPEFLAPEVINYDFVSFNTDMWSLGVITYMLLSGLCPFLGDDDNETLNNILACKWNFNEQEFVDTSEEAKDFISKLLIVNKSWRIGAAEALRHPWLSDPVLHHRLHTKKTMCRSRRSSCVPQNDS; translated from the exons AAACCTACCTCTAATAAAGCCAATAAAGGGAAACAAGAGATAATTCCTGCATGTGAGCCCAGTTCTCTACAGACTTCTCACAAGATAAGACTCCATGGACCAAAGCATTTCCTCGCCTCTCGCAAATGTGGAAACTTT TTAAAGGACCACAAAGCTAAAGATGGGACCGATAAACCCTCTTTGAGCCCTAAGGGTCAGAAGGCTCAGAAGAAGATGAAGCCTCCAGACACAACag AAATGATCTCCCTTAAGAAGCAGGTGTTGCTTTTCCAAGAGGTGCAGAAACTCAACAGGGAGAATGCACAGAAGTCAGGTCACAAGACAACCACTGGATATCTGGATCTGGAAGCCGGAGTGTCCCCTAAAAATCAACAATCTGACTCGCCTGCTTGCAACCTGGTTGACCTCCTGCGTGAAGATTCCCAAACAGATGTGGGTGACGAACACGAGGTTGACGAGGAAGAACCAAAGTTGGATGTGCAGGATGTGGcgaaagaggaagaaaagctcccagaagaaaagaaggaagaggttgcatctgatgaagaagagcagaCTGCTTCAAG CAGTGATGACCACAAAGATGCCTCCACATCTCCAGAGGCTGAGCAGGACCAGATATCAGAAGTCAGCATAAGTACCATGTTGTGTGTGACCGAGGAACACTTCATAGTGGAGGAACACACCGAGACGAAGGTGCACGACgaagaggaggaacagagcCTCGAGTCTGAGGGCTGGGCCGTCTTTACGGCAGATGGCATTGATTTCCAATTAAACCTAAAACAaagggtggagagagagagagaggaaaatgaggaagacgaggaagatgatgaagatgtaGAGCGGTACTTCATTG ACACCAGTCTTCCTCCAATGGCCCCTTTTAATCACCGCATTGTCTCTGCCAAGCCCAACCAGATCATCAACTTCTACAGCATCAACTGGCAGGAGGTCCTGGGCGG GGGTCGTTTTGGCCAGGTGcacaaatgtgttgaaaacTCCTCTGGTCTCACTTTGGCAGCCAAGGTCATCAAAGCCAGGAGCCTCAAGGAAAAG GAGGTGGTGAAGAATGAGATCCAGGTCATGAATAATCTGGACCATGCCAGCCTGATCCAGCTCTATGCAGCTTATGAGTCAAGGAATGACATCATCCTTGTACTTGAATA tgttggtggaggggagCTGTTTGACAGGATCATTGACGAAAACTACACTTTGATGGAGCTGGACGCTGTGCTGTTCATCAGGCAGATTTGTGAAGGACTGCAGCACATGCACAAAATGTACATCCTACACTTGGACTTAAAG CCCGAAAACATTCTGTGTGTGAGCAGAATCACGAATAAGGTCAAAATAATCGACTTTGGCCTTGCTAGGAT ATACAAACCACGTGAAAAACTGAGAGTGAATTTTGGCACTCCGGAGTTCCTCGCTCCTGAAGTCATCAACTACGACTTTGTTTCGTTCAATACGGACATGTGGAGCCTCGGGGTCATTACCTACATGCt TCTGAGCGGGCTCTGTCCCTTCCTCGGCGACGATGACAATGAGACTCTGAACAACATCTTGGCCTGTAAGTGGAACTTTAACGAACAAGAGTTTGTAGATACAAGTGAAGAAGCCAAGGACTTCATCTCTAAACTCCTCATTGTGAATAAAAG ttggaGGATAGGGGCTGCTGAGGCCTTGAGACATCCTTGGTTATCTGACCCCGTCCTTCATCATCGCCTTCATACAAAG AAAACTATGTGCAGATCTCGGAGATCATCGTGTGTGCCCCAAAATGACAGCTGA